Proteins encoded together in one Terriglobus saanensis SP1PR4 window:
- the hslU gene encoding ATP-dependent protease ATPase subunit HslU, producing the protein MAIILPAAAEDQAQTFEEMTPREIVAELDKYVVGQQAAKRAVAIALRNRQRRQKLPPELADDIMPKNIIMIGPTGVGKTEIARRLAKLTNSPFLKVEASKFTEVGYVGRDVESIIRDLAEIAIDMVREEKMEEVEDKAEMNAEERLLDLLLPPSPVTTPTPSNPEEVLAEPVALEAEGTDKAKEETPGSRTREKLRMQFREGKLDERIVEIDVRDRNQPNFEVVGVQGGDDADATGPNGGMNLKDMLPGLFGPRSRKRKMKVAEAFEYLISEEESRLIDMDQVTRVAIDRVEDSGIVFLDEIDKIAGREGGHGPDISREGVQRDILPIVEGTTVNTKYGMISTDHILFIAAGAFHVSKPSDLIPELQGRFPIRVELHSLTVEDFVRILTEPKSSLVKQSIALMGTEGLKLEFTPEALSEMASFAFNVNEQTENIGARRLHTIMERVLDEISFQAPDILRSSKTNAEGVVGQVEPASIQPSPQMSLLNAEPGKPLPVIERHTEHGIEKVIVVDPEYVKQQVASIVKNQDLSRYIL; encoded by the coding sequence ATGGCCATCATTCTCCCCGCCGCGGCGGAAGATCAGGCACAGACGTTTGAAGAGATGACTCCGCGAGAGATCGTTGCGGAGCTGGACAAGTACGTTGTCGGCCAGCAGGCCGCAAAGCGCGCTGTTGCGATTGCTCTGCGCAATCGCCAGCGCAGACAGAAGCTTCCGCCAGAACTCGCTGACGACATCATGCCGAAAAACATCATCATGATCGGACCCACGGGCGTGGGCAAAACGGAGATTGCGCGCCGCCTGGCGAAGCTGACGAACTCGCCGTTTCTGAAGGTCGAAGCCAGCAAGTTTACCGAGGTGGGCTACGTCGGGCGCGATGTGGAGTCGATCATCCGCGACCTTGCGGAGATCGCCATCGACATGGTGCGCGAAGAGAAGATGGAGGAGGTCGAGGACAAGGCCGAGATGAACGCGGAGGAGCGTCTGCTCGATCTGCTTCTGCCACCATCTCCTGTGACCACTCCTACGCCGTCGAATCCTGAAGAAGTTCTGGCCGAACCTGTGGCTCTTGAAGCCGAAGGAACAGACAAGGCCAAAGAAGAAACACCCGGCAGCCGCACGCGCGAGAAGCTGCGCATGCAGTTCCGCGAAGGCAAGCTGGACGAGCGCATTGTGGAGATCGATGTTCGTGATCGTAACCAGCCCAACTTCGAAGTAGTAGGCGTGCAGGGTGGCGACGACGCCGATGCTACAGGGCCCAACGGCGGAATGAATCTGAAGGACATGCTTCCTGGCTTGTTCGGACCGCGCAGCCGCAAGCGCAAGATGAAGGTTGCGGAGGCCTTCGAGTACCTCATCAGCGAAGAGGAGTCGCGCCTGATCGACATGGACCAGGTGACGCGCGTTGCGATCGATCGCGTGGAAGACTCCGGCATCGTGTTTCTGGATGAGATCGACAAGATCGCCGGGCGCGAAGGCGGGCATGGTCCGGATATCTCACGCGAAGGCGTGCAACGCGACATTCTGCCCATCGTCGAAGGAACTACCGTCAACACAAAGTACGGCATGATCTCGACCGACCACATTCTGTTTATCGCTGCGGGTGCGTTCCACGTCTCGAAGCCCAGCGATCTGATCCCGGAGTTGCAGGGCCGTTTCCCGATCCGTGTCGAACTGCACTCGCTCACGGTGGAAGATTTCGTACGTATCCTTACGGAGCCGAAGTCTTCGTTGGTGAAGCAGTCGATTGCGCTCATGGGCACCGAAGGTCTGAAGCTGGAGTTCACGCCCGAGGCTCTCTCGGAGATGGCGAGCTTTGCCTTCAACGTGAACGAGCAGACGGAGAACATCGGCGCACGTCGCCTGCATACGATCATGGAGCGCGTTCTGGATGAGATCAGCTTCCAGGCGCCGGACATTCTGCGCTCATCGAAGACGAATGCAGAAGGCGTGGTCGGGCAGGTAGAGCCTGCATCGATTCAGCCTTCTCCGCAGATGAGCCTGCTCAATGCGGAGCCGGGAAAGCCTCTGCCGGTGATTGAGCGGCACACGGAGCACGGCATCGAGAAGGTGATCGTCGTCGATCCGGAGTACGTGAAGCAGCAGGTAGCCAGCATCGTAAAGAACCAGGACCTGAGCCGCTACATCCTGTAA
- a CDS encoding TetR/AcrR family transcriptional regulator yields the protein MDLFRTYGFEGVSLKRLAEATGFEKASLYYRYPGDKDEIAMAIAKDVSAGFRPTSSIHLSVAAQVSARSSDCSLTWW from the coding sequence TTGGACCTGTTTCGCACTTACGGGTTTGAGGGAGTAAGCCTGAAGCGGCTTGCGGAGGCAACTGGCTTTGAAAAAGCGAGCCTTTATTACCGCTATCCCGGCGATAAGGACGAGATTGCAATGGCGATCGCCAAGGATGTATCGGCTGGCTTCAGACCAACGTCTTCGATTCACCTATCGGTAGCGGCCCAAGTCTCTGCCCGATCTTCTGACTGCAGTTTGACGTGGTGGTGA
- a CDS encoding carboxymuconolactone decarboxylase family protein translates to MSRLHAVDPSTAHGKAKNLLDAVKGKLGVVPNMTRVMAISPVVLESYLGFSGALAGGLLDARTREQIALLTAQENHCNYCLSAHTAIGKMVGLDHGQIVASREGDGSNPKTTATLTFAKRVLETKGQVSEADLAAVGDAGLSEGEIAEIIAHVALNVFTNYFNVATDVEIDFPKVSYAEVA, encoded by the coding sequence ATGTCCCGTTTGCATGCTGTTGATCCCTCCACCGCTCATGGAAAAGCGAAGAACCTGTTGGACGCCGTAAAGGGTAAGCTCGGTGTTGTGCCGAACATGACCCGCGTGATGGCCATTTCGCCTGTCGTGCTCGAGTCCTACCTGGGCTTCAGCGGCGCGCTTGCCGGTGGTCTGCTGGACGCCAGGACCCGCGAGCAGATCGCCCTGCTCACAGCGCAGGAGAATCACTGTAACTATTGCCTCTCAGCCCACACGGCAATTGGCAAAATGGTTGGATTGGATCATGGTCAGATCGTCGCCAGCCGCGAGGGTGATGGCAGCAACCCAAAGACAACGGCGACCCTGACGTTCGCGAAGCGCGTTCTGGAAACGAAGGGGCAGGTCAGCGAAGCCGACCTCGCCGCCGTAGGCGATGCCGGCCTCTCTGAAGGCGAGATCGCGGAGATCATCGCGCATGTTGCCCTCAACGTTTTCACCAACTATTTCAATGTGGCGACGGACGTAGAGATCGACTTCCCGAAGGTGTCTTACGCGGAAGTCGCCTAA
- a CDS encoding transaldolase, whose translation MATLLDQLKQFTTVVADTGDMQSMEKFKPTDATTNPSLITAAANMPAYSQIVDDVLKTAKKNAGENADDKKVAAEAFKMLAVAFGRKILEIVPGRVSTEVDARLSYDTEKTLAEAHAIIKQYADAGVSKDRILIKIASTWDGIKAAEQLEKEGIHCNLTLLFGLHQAIACAEAKVTLISPFVGRILDWYKKDTGKDYAPTEDPGVQSVTTIYNYYKKFGYKTQVMGASFRNIGEIEQLAGCDLLTIAPKLLDELNSKEGTLEKKLDAEKSKTLTIEKIPMDKATFEKMHAEDRMAHDKLKEGIEGFSKALEELETLLAKRVAELAKSEPVNA comes from the coding sequence ATGGCAACACTTCTGGACCAGCTCAAGCAGTTCACCACCGTGGTTGCGGACACCGGCGACATGCAGTCGATGGAAAAGTTCAAACCGACGGATGCTACGACCAATCCCTCCCTTATCACCGCAGCTGCAAATATGCCTGCCTATTCGCAGATTGTCGACGATGTTCTCAAGACCGCAAAGAAGAACGCGGGCGAGAATGCCGACGATAAGAAAGTCGCGGCAGAAGCCTTCAAGATGCTCGCCGTGGCCTTCGGCCGCAAGATTCTGGAGATCGTCCCCGGACGCGTCTCTACCGAAGTAGACGCCCGCCTGAGCTACGACACAGAAAAGACCTTGGCCGAGGCCCACGCCATCATCAAGCAGTACGCCGATGCTGGTGTCAGCAAGGACCGCATCCTGATCAAGATCGCCTCCACCTGGGACGGCATCAAGGCTGCGGAGCAGCTGGAGAAGGAAGGCATTCACTGCAATCTGACCCTTCTCTTCGGTCTACACCAAGCCATCGCCTGCGCCGAAGCCAAGGTCACGCTGATCTCGCCCTTCGTCGGTCGCATCCTCGACTGGTACAAGAAGGACACCGGCAAGGACTACGCTCCGACCGAAGATCCCGGCGTTCAGTCCGTCACCACGATCTATAACTACTACAAGAAGTTCGGCTACAAGACCCAGGTCATGGGAGCCAGCTTCCGCAACATCGGCGAGATCGAACAGCTCGCGGGCTGTGATCTGCTGACCATCGCTCCCAAACTCCTCGATGAACTCAACTCCAAGGAAGGCACGCTGGAGAAGAAGCTTGATGCCGAGAAGTCCAAGACCCTAACCATCGAGAAGATCCCGATGGACAAGGCCACCTTCGAGAAGATGCACGCCGAAGATCGCATGGCCCACGACAAGCTGAAGGAAGGCATCGAAGGCTTCTCCAAGGCGCTCGAAGAGCTCGAAACCCTCCTTGCCAAGCGCGTCGCTGAACTGGCGAAGTCCGAGCCCGTCAACGCATAA
- a CDS encoding fibronectin type III domain-containing protein, whose translation MSIQRHLPAGIALVAIGLGLTGCASPGLPKAPSLNLPKTANDLTAQRRGSSVHLQWTTPERNTDGLLLIPPASRKKYLAPTAEICRTETPNAIACAVTGRITTHPGAAESFDDVLPPALQAGPVRALQYRVRLLNAAGRSAPAATVLAPAGQAPPPTAGLRVRAVRQGAELAWNPVGDSVSGETVHILRSSADAPVVVKTAKKKSKIYKGPSSSQPEASQLRLEASPDPGGAVDPSIISGEKYIYTVARERSVTLAGHAYTVSSDLSTVTSSALTDTFAPRAPTGLDSIATPKSDESKVSIDLSWEPNAETDLAGYLVYRKDSVSGITAKLTPQIQPGTAFHDEVLLAGRKYIYWVTAIDRSGNESPRSSSTEETLP comes from the coding sequence GTGAGCATTCAGAGACATCTACCGGCCGGAATCGCCCTTGTGGCAATCGGTCTGGGCCTTACCGGCTGTGCCAGTCCAGGTCTTCCCAAAGCACCCTCGCTGAACCTTCCTAAAACTGCCAACGACCTGACCGCGCAGCGCCGTGGCTCCTCCGTCCACCTGCAATGGACAACTCCAGAGCGCAATACGGATGGCCTCCTTCTGATTCCCCCGGCTTCGCGTAAGAAATATCTGGCTCCAACGGCCGAAATCTGCCGCACCGAGACCCCGAATGCCATCGCCTGTGCCGTTACAGGCCGCATTACAACCCATCCCGGCGCGGCGGAGAGCTTCGACGACGTCTTACCCCCCGCACTGCAGGCCGGGCCCGTGCGTGCCCTCCAATATCGCGTCCGCCTGCTGAACGCCGCCGGACGAAGCGCCCCTGCCGCCACTGTCCTTGCTCCCGCAGGGCAGGCACCACCGCCGACCGCTGGTCTCCGCGTGCGCGCCGTCCGCCAGGGCGCGGAACTCGCCTGGAATCCGGTCGGCGACTCAGTCTCAGGCGAGACCGTCCACATTCTGCGCAGCAGCGCTGATGCGCCGGTGGTCGTGAAGACAGCGAAAAAGAAATCCAAAATCTATAAAGGACCATCTTCCAGCCAGCCTGAGGCCTCGCAGCTACGTCTTGAAGCTAGCCCCGATCCCGGTGGAGCCGTCGACCCCTCCATCATCAGCGGCGAAAAATATATCTACACCGTCGCCCGGGAGCGTTCCGTCACCCTCGCAGGCCACGCCTACACCGTCTCCAGCGACCTCTCTACAGTCACGAGCTCCGCGCTCACGGACACCTTCGCTCCCCGTGCCCCCACGGGTCTGGACTCCATTGCGACACCGAAATCCGACGAGAGCAAGGTCTCCATCGACCTCTCCTGGGAACCCAATGCGGAGACCGACCTGGCCGGATATCTCGTCTACCGTAAGGATTCCGTCTCGGGCATCACCGCAAAACTGACTCCGCAGATCCAGCCTGGAACCGCCTTCCACGACGAAGTCCTTCTCGCGGGCCGCAAGTATATTTATTGGGTCACCGCCATCGACCGTTCCGGAAACGAAAGCCCCCGAAGTTCTTCCACAGAAGAAACGCTCCCATAG
- a CDS encoding helix-turn-helix domain-containing protein has protein sequence MATRALPDTTGIQIESEDAEAFITEKRIGERIKALRLKKSMGLVELGRHTGLSASFLSQLETGRVVPTLRNLARIAMVFSKDLNYFFEPEPRTLFRIHRGKERVRLPQTGADQPAYYFESLGYMVPDRALDPYFAEFLPGVHGGKAHQHSGCEFLYLLKGTMAIQHGAESYQMEQGDAVYFDSNVPHSYGCVGVNSASALIVTMASGPLQHLPIRNIKPRSEVPTGTDIPRAS, from the coding sequence ATGGCTACACGTGCACTCCCCGATACGACTGGCATCCAAATCGAAAGTGAGGATGCCGAAGCGTTCATAACCGAGAAACGAATTGGCGAACGTATCAAGGCACTCCGTCTCAAAAAATCCATGGGCTTGGTAGAACTCGGTCGACACACTGGTCTTTCTGCGAGCTTTCTGTCGCAGTTAGAGACAGGACGCGTCGTTCCGACCTTAAGGAACCTTGCACGTATTGCAATGGTGTTCTCAAAGGACCTGAACTACTTTTTCGAACCTGAACCCCGGACGCTCTTTCGCATCCATCGGGGGAAGGAACGAGTACGTCTGCCCCAGACGGGTGCGGACCAACCAGCGTACTACTTCGAGAGTCTCGGCTACATGGTGCCGGACCGGGCGCTGGACCCCTATTTTGCGGAATTTCTGCCGGGTGTACACGGCGGTAAAGCGCATCAGCATTCAGGATGCGAGTTTCTTTACCTGCTGAAGGGCACAATGGCGATTCAGCATGGTGCGGAGAGCTATCAGATGGAACAAGGAGATGCGGTGTACTTCGATTCGAATGTACCGCACAGTTATGGTTGCGTGGGCGTGAATTCTGCGTCGGCGCTGATTGTCACCATGGCCTCGGGACCTCTTCAGCACCTCCCCATAAGGAATATCAAACCTCGTTCAGAGGTACCGACAGGCACTGACATACCGCGCGCGAGCTAA
- a CDS encoding 5' nucleotidase, NT5C type — translation MQTTQKRICIDMDEVMADTVAEHLFRYNRDHGGQITKADMQGKWLWQVVPVDHHNKLEEYLRSEDFFDSLPVMPDAQRVLQRLQQHYEIFIASAAMEVPTSFAAKFRWMQRHFSFIPPSHIVFCGDKTILNADFLIDDNARQFRGFRGEGILFDAPHNALVTSHRRVSSWLEVEKLFLDDMNLA, via the coding sequence ATGCAAACCACACAGAAACGCATCTGCATCGATATGGACGAGGTCATGGCGGACACCGTAGCCGAACACCTCTTCCGCTACAACCGCGATCATGGCGGGCAGATCACCAAGGCCGACATGCAGGGCAAGTGGCTCTGGCAGGTCGTCCCCGTCGATCACCACAACAAGCTGGAAGAATATCTTCGCTCGGAAGACTTCTTCGACAGCCTTCCGGTCATGCCGGATGCGCAGCGTGTTCTGCAGCGCCTGCAGCAGCACTATGAGATCTTTATCGCCTCGGCAGCGATGGAGGTGCCTACGTCGTTCGCTGCGAAGTTCCGCTGGATGCAGCGTCACTTCTCCTTTATTCCGCCTTCGCACATCGTCTTCTGCGGAGACAAGACCATCCTGAACGCAGACTTCCTGATCGACGATAATGCTCGCCAATTTCGTGGATTTCGCGGCGAAGGGATACTCTTCGACGCTCCGCACAACGCACTCGTCACCTCTCATCGCCGCGTGAGCTCGTGGCTTGAGGTGGAGAAGTTGTTTCTCGACGACATGAACCTTGCCTAA
- a CDS encoding DHA2 family efflux MFS transporter permease subunit, with amino-acid sequence MAQTAVAETGHPQEVIAEKPWRPRGNPWLIALTVTLATFMEVLDTSIANVALPHIAGGLGASSDEATWVITSYLVANAVILPASAYFTTFIGRKKFYMMCVVMFGVSSMLCGLAPSLAMLVFFRILQGAGGGGLGPSEQAILADTFPPHQRGQAFALYGLAVVAAPAIGPTLGGWITDNYTWRWIFFINVPVALLSLYLTNKMVEDPPHIVKEVALSKKNGINLDYFGFALLGLGFGSLEFVLDKGQEDDWFGSHMITFFIGLCVVSLVTLIYWELRQLRIGERPILNLTLFKRKSFAVAFVLLFVLGFSLYSSTVLIPQYVQTLLGYTAELAGFVLSPGGFTIMLMMPVVGFMISRVDPRYMITFGFLLLSWSLYRMHSLSLQSSFKDIMWLRIYQAASLAFLFIPINTISYNGVPQAQNNDVSGLSNLARNVGGSVGTSFVATMLARRSQTHQAVLGRNLTNGDPAFQARIHSLSSFLQGHTGAGSSSDTIAAAQGNIYNQVHSQASMLAYLDIMSVLMVFCLAVVPLVWIVGKPAKMAKDAPVH; translated from the coding sequence TTGGCGCAAACGGCAGTTGCAGAGACAGGACACCCGCAAGAGGTGATTGCAGAAAAGCCGTGGCGGCCCCGGGGGAATCCGTGGCTGATCGCGCTGACGGTTACGCTGGCCACCTTTATGGAGGTGCTGGACACCTCCATCGCGAACGTTGCGCTACCGCATATCGCGGGCGGTCTAGGCGCGAGCTCCGATGAAGCGACGTGGGTGATTACGTCCTACCTGGTGGCGAACGCCGTGATCCTTCCGGCTTCGGCGTACTTTACGACTTTTATCGGACGCAAAAAGTTCTACATGATGTGCGTCGTCATGTTCGGCGTCAGTTCCATGTTGTGCGGTCTTGCACCTTCGCTCGCGATGCTGGTCTTCTTCCGCATTCTGCAGGGTGCGGGCGGCGGCGGGCTGGGACCGAGCGAACAGGCGATTCTCGCCGACACGTTTCCACCGCATCAGAGAGGGCAGGCTTTTGCTCTGTATGGTTTGGCGGTCGTGGCGGCGCCGGCGATCGGACCGACGCTGGGTGGCTGGATCACCGATAACTACACCTGGCGATGGATCTTCTTCATTAATGTGCCCGTGGCTCTTCTTTCGCTCTACCTGACGAACAAGATGGTGGAAGATCCGCCACACATTGTTAAGGAAGTGGCGCTGTCCAAAAAGAACGGCATCAACCTGGACTACTTCGGTTTCGCGCTCCTCGGTCTCGGGTTTGGATCCCTGGAGTTTGTGCTCGATAAGGGACAGGAGGATGACTGGTTCGGATCGCACATGATCACGTTCTTCATCGGCCTCTGCGTGGTCTCGCTGGTTACGCTCATCTACTGGGAGCTGCGACAGCTGCGCATAGGGGAGCGACCGATCCTGAACCTGACGCTCTTCAAACGGAAGTCGTTTGCCGTGGCGTTTGTTCTGCTCTTCGTTCTCGGTTTCTCGCTCTACTCCTCGACCGTTCTGATACCGCAGTATGTGCAGACGTTGCTGGGCTATACGGCGGAGCTGGCTGGATTCGTGCTGTCCCCGGGCGGCTTTACGATCATGCTGATGATGCCGGTGGTGGGCTTCATGATCTCGCGTGTGGATCCGCGCTACATGATCACCTTTGGCTTCCTGCTGCTCTCCTGGTCGCTCTACCGCATGCACTCGCTGAGTCTGCAGTCGAGCTTCAAGGACATCATGTGGCTGCGTATCTACCAGGCGGCCTCGCTGGCGTTCCTCTTCATCCCGATCAACACGATCAGCTACAACGGTGTGCCGCAGGCGCAGAATAACGACGTCTCCGGTCTGTCAAACCTGGCACGTAATGTGGGTGGCTCCGTGGGCACTTCGTTCGTAGCGACGATGCTGGCGCGGCGATCCCAGACGCACCAGGCAGTTCTGGGGCGCAACTTGACCAACGGCGATCCCGCTTTCCAGGCGCGTATCCATTCCTTATCAAGCTTTCTGCAGGGGCATACGGGAGCCGGGAGCTCCAGCGATACGATTGCGGCGGCGCAGGGAAATATCTACAACCAGGTGCACTCGCAGGCGTCCATGCTGGCGTACCTCGACATCATGAGCGTACTGATGGTCTTCTGCCTGGCGGTCGTGCCGCTGGTGTGGATTGTGGGTAAACCGGCAAAGATGGCTAAGGATGCTCCGGTTCACTAG
- a CDS encoding OsmC family protein: MATERSSSAVWQGGLKDGKGTISTQSGVLKDQGYSFVSRFENGKGTNPEELIAAAHAGCFSMALSAELEKNGTKGEEVATTAKVILEFVNGAPTVTKIHLTTTAKVPGLDKAKFDEIAKAAKENCPISRLLAAAEITLEATLA; encoded by the coding sequence ATGGCGACAGAACGTAGCAGCAGCGCAGTATGGCAAGGCGGACTCAAAGATGGCAAAGGCACCATCAGCACACAGAGCGGCGTGTTGAAGGACCAGGGTTACTCCTTCGTCTCGCGCTTTGAAAACGGCAAGGGCACCAACCCCGAAGAGCTGATCGCTGCCGCGCACGCGGGCTGCTTCTCCATGGCGCTCTCCGCCGAACTGGAAAAGAACGGCACCAAGGGCGAAGAAGTCGCCACCACGGCCAAGGTGATCCTGGAGTTCGTGAACGGCGCACCGACGGTCACCAAGATCCACCTCACCACCACCGCCAAGGTTCCCGGACTAGACAAAGCCAAGTTCGACGAGATCGCCAAGGCCGCAAAGGAAAACTGCCCCATCTCACGCCTGCTCGCAGCCGCTGAAATCACCCTCGAAGCAACACTCGCATAA
- a CDS encoding M28 family peptidase gives MKILALLSSVALPLAAAAQMVPPAVKAAEQSIDTEKIRAHVRFLADDLLEGRGPGLRGSEIAAQYIATQFALDGLEPAGDNGTYLQQVKFVGVKADPEHTNYTLEPTKGKAIKLTFGEDYTASNQQHNPTADFDAPIVWVGYGARAPEFQWDDYAGLDVKGKVILCIVGDPPSDDPKFFGGKAMTYYGRWTYKFEEAARMGAIGALIIHRTDLASYGWDVVKNSNTGEKTYLADDANPKLAGASWIQLEVARKIFAASGMTLEDAFAAAGKRGFQGMELPIKLKGHVESSIRPFLSPNVIAKLPGTNAPGKDQAVLYSAHYDHLGFKPGMAGDNIYNGAVDNGVGVGLLLELARAWSTLKVKPAHSVYFASVTAEEQGLLGSEYLGQHPPVPAAQIALDINFDGIFPIGVPEEVNVNGAQRMTFYPTVQATAKRLGLAIVPDPRPEAGTYYRSDHFSLSREGIPAFSVDPGSKYEGHDAAWGDAQEHDYNEHRYHNFSDNYTPEMDFRAPAKLARFGMELGWLAISAPHTIEWNHGDEFEATRKKSER, from the coding sequence ATGAAGATACTCGCCCTCCTGAGCTCCGTGGCACTTCCTCTCGCTGCCGCCGCGCAGATGGTTCCTCCCGCGGTCAAAGCCGCCGAGCAATCCATCGACACCGAAAAGATCCGCGCCCACGTGCGCTTTCTCGCAGACGATCTTCTCGAAGGCAGAGGCCCCGGCCTGCGCGGCTCCGAGATCGCGGCGCAGTACATCGCCACGCAGTTCGCCCTCGACGGCCTAGAGCCTGCGGGCGACAACGGCACGTACCTGCAGCAGGTGAAGTTCGTCGGCGTCAAAGCCGACCCGGAGCATACCAACTACACGTTGGAACCAACCAAGGGCAAAGCGATCAAGCTGACCTTCGGCGAGGACTACACCGCATCCAATCAGCAGCACAACCCCACGGCGGACTTCGATGCACCCATCGTCTGGGTCGGCTACGGCGCGCGTGCGCCTGAGTTCCAATGGGACGACTACGCTGGCCTCGACGTCAAAGGAAAGGTCATCCTCTGCATCGTGGGCGATCCACCCTCGGACGACCCGAAGTTCTTCGGCGGCAAGGCCATGACCTACTACGGCCGCTGGACGTACAAGTTTGAAGAGGCCGCGCGCATGGGAGCCATCGGAGCGCTCATCATCCATCGCACGGACCTCGCCAGCTACGGCTGGGATGTCGTCAAAAACTCCAATACCGGCGAGAAGACGTATCTCGCCGATGACGCGAATCCCAAGCTCGCGGGAGCTTCGTGGATTCAGCTTGAAGTGGCACGCAAGATCTTCGCAGCCAGCGGCATGACGCTTGAGGATGCCTTTGCCGCCGCAGGCAAACGCGGCTTCCAAGGCATGGAGCTTCCCATCAAACTCAAAGGGCACGTCGAAAGCTCGATCCGTCCTTTCCTCTCGCCCAACGTCATCGCAAAACTCCCCGGCACGAACGCTCCCGGAAAAGATCAGGCCGTCCTCTACTCCGCACACTACGATCATCTCGGATTCAAACCGGGTATGGCGGGCGACAACATCTATAACGGCGCGGTCGATAACGGCGTAGGTGTAGGCCTTCTTCTGGAGCTTGCGCGCGCCTGGTCTACGCTGAAGGTCAAGCCGGCCCATTCGGTGTACTTCGCCTCCGTCACCGCCGAAGAGCAGGGGCTTCTCGGCTCCGAGTATCTCGGCCAGCACCCGCCCGTACCGGCAGCGCAGATCGCGCTCGACATCAACTTCGACGGGATCTTTCCCATCGGTGTTCCGGAAGAGGTCAACGTCAACGGTGCGCAGCGTATGACCTTCTACCCCACCGTGCAGGCGACAGCAAAACGGCTCGGTCTTGCGATCGTCCCCGATCCCCGGCCGGAGGCTGGCACCTACTACCGCTCCGACCATTTCTCGCTGTCGCGTGAAGGCATTCCTGCTTTCTCTGTAGACCCCGGCTCGAAGTACGAAGGCCACGACGCCGCCTGGGGAGACGCGCAGGAGCACGACTATAACGAGCATCGTTATCACAACTTCTCCGACAACTACACGCCGGAGATGGATTTCCGGGCTCCCGCCAAGCTCGCTCGTTTTGGCATGGAACTTGGCTGGCTCGCCATTTCTGCCCCGCATACCATCGAGTGGAACCACGGGGATGAGTTCGAAGCAACCCGCAAAAAGAGCGAACGCTAA
- a CDS encoding A/G-specific adenine glycosylase — protein sequence MCAKRDRQEVAVPQLSVEEIILFRRKLSAWYRRHARVLPWRTTVEPYSTWLSEIMLQQTRVNAVIDHFNRFLKDFPTMLALALADEDAVLAAWSGLGYYRRARMLHRAAKFVVEEHEGELPSTAAELRRLPGIGEYTSSAIASIAFGECIAVVDGNVERVLLRIAGRPEDKSAAGRALITQQAQALVPARKPGDHNQAMMELGATVCLPRGPLCVVCPVYELCQTRGEHVTAPRKKLLSRLIRYGLVLRMRRGEQQVLLCRRAKTESLMPNMYELAPLEDAPEGEEPTLRLRHSITSTNYYVEVFTFPSETFSGDGLTWMRTSALHRLPLTGLARKILERTNVMPPALNLLEKESK from the coding sequence ATGTGCGCAAAGCGTGACCGGCAGGAAGTAGCTGTTCCCCAACTCAGCGTCGAAGAAATTATTCTCTTCCGGCGCAAGCTCTCTGCCTGGTACCGCCGCCACGCCCGCGTCCTTCCCTGGCGCACAACCGTCGAGCCTTACAGCACGTGGCTCAGCGAGATCATGCTGCAGCAGACACGCGTCAACGCCGTCATCGATCACTTCAACCGCTTCCTCAAGGACTTCCCCACCATGCTCGCACTTGCTTTGGCGGACGAGGACGCCGTCCTCGCCGCCTGGAGCGGCCTCGGCTACTACCGTCGCGCACGCATGCTGCATCGCGCCGCCAAGTTCGTTGTGGAAGAGCACGAAGGAGAGCTTCCCAGCACGGCAGCGGAGCTTCGCCGCCTCCCTGGCATTGGCGAGTACACCTCTTCGGCGATCGCCAGCATCGCCTTCGGCGAGTGCATCGCCGTCGTCGATGGCAACGTGGAGCGTGTCCTCCTCCGCATCGCCGGTCGCCCCGAGGACAAATCCGCCGCGGGTCGTGCCCTCATCACGCAGCAGGCACAGGCCCTGGTGCCCGCACGCAAGCCCGGCGACCACAATCAGGCCATGATGGAGCTCGGAGCGACCGTCTGCCTTCCACGCGGCCCTCTCTGCGTCGTCTGTCCCGTTTATGAACTCTGCCAGACACGGGGCGAGCACGTCACCGCTCCGCGCAAGAAGCTACTCAGCCGCTTGATTCGCTACGGCCTCGTCCTCCGTATGCGCCGGGGAGAACAACAGGTCCTCCTCTGTCGTCGCGCAAAGACCGAGAGCCTGATGCCGAATATGTACGAGCTCGCTCCCCTCGAAGACGCTCCCGAGGGCGAAGAGCCTACGCTGCGCCTTCGCCACAGCATCACCAGCACCAACTACTACGTTGAGGTCTTCACCTTTCCGTCGGAGACATTCTCCGGAGACGGTCTAACATGGATGCGTACCAGCGCTCTGCACCGTCTGCCGCTCACGGGCCTCGCCCGCAAAATCCTGGAACGCACCAACGTCATGCCACCAGCCCTTAACCTTTTAGAGAAAGAATCCAAATGA